A portion of the Nitrospirota bacterium genome contains these proteins:
- a CDS encoding nucleotidyltransferase domain-containing protein encodes MSRNIESIREILKASRNIEFAYLFGSRAKGIAGQRSDWDIAIYFDKDPRNMGWSIFYLEAEVSKDIGEEVQIVALNNLNSPVFLFEIINSGLLIIDNNPEGRILFEANVLRNYHDWHYFLKRQMQEV; translated from the coding sequence GTGAGTAGAAATATTGAGAGCATTAGAGAAATCCTGAAGGCAAGTCGGAATATCGAGTTTGCCTATCTGTTTGGCTCAAGGGCAAAGGGTATTGCCGGGCAAAGAAGCGACTGGGATATTGCAATATATTTCGATAAAGACCCCCGGAACATGGGCTGGAGCATATTTTATCTTGAAGCTGAAGTATCAAAGGATATAGGTGAAGAGGTCCAGATTGTTGCTCTAAATAACCTTAACTCGCCTGTATTTTTATTTGAGATTATAAACAGTGGCTTACTGATTATTGACAATAACCCCGAAGGCAGAATCCTGTTTGAGGCAAATGTGCTCAGGAACTATCACGACTGGCATTATTTCCTTAAAAGGCAGATGCAGGAGGTTTAA